The stretch of DNA GTACAGTGGTGAATGCTGATGTCCAGCCAAGCTTCAGAGACGATTGTCTATCATTTCCCGCCTGAACTTACATTGCTCCTAGTGGATACCATTCCCCTCTTATGCAAGTCGAAGCGGGACGTTTTGCTTTTCTTTAAAGGTGCCGGTATCCCGAGTCGGTACTTAGAGAATTTACAAGATCAGGTCCGTAGTAAGGAATCCGTCAACAAGTTTCAAATGGTTAGATCGGTTTTGGAGGCCATCAATTCCGCTGGAGACCCGTTGATAGCTTGTCGCCGTGAGGTTCTTAAACGGGTGACAGAATGGGAAGATTTTTCAACATGCTGGGCGGACGACCAATTGAAGGCTAAAGGTCTTGTGACTGAGGTTCGGCGCGTTGTTGGGGTAAAAGACTCATTTACAAGGATGAACCTTGAACGTGAGCATGAGCGCCTCCAGAGGGTAGAAGCTGCGAGAGTACAGGCCGAGGAAGTACGCAGAAAACAACTGGAAATAGACGGCGTGCGAAGAGATCTTACAGATTGTTTCCTGATTGAGAACCCTGCTGAACGGGGGCATAGGCTAGAAAGCGTTTTGACCAGGTTGTTTAAGACGTATGATTTGTCGATTCGTGAGCCATTTACCGTGCGTACTGAAGACGGAAAGATCTTGGAACAGATCGACGGCGCTATAGAGTATGAAGGTAATATATACCTTGTTGAAATGAAATGGTGGGCGGAAAAATTAGGTCCGGGCGATATCGCCCAGCATTTGGTTCGCGTTTTTAATAGAGGATACTCGCGTGGCCTATTTATTGCAGCTGGTGGTTTCACACCCGCCGCGATAGAGTCATGTAGAGAATCTTTACAGCGGACTGTATTCTCACTGTGTACTCTACAAGAGATCGTATTACTGCTGGAGCAACAGAAAGACCTAAGAACTTTGTTAAGAGCGAAAATTCAAGCCGCCATTTTGGACAAGAACCCGCTTTGTCAACCATTGCTCGCAGGATAGACTTGGCAGTCTGAAGAGCTATGGTTAGCAAATACAGAACAGGCTCACGTGCTGAAGCTCTCTTGGCAGACCAAAATCTTCTGGCATTGGCAAGTAGTGTCCTACTCGCTCAGACCTCGCAAGGGCAGAGGACGTTGCACGTATGCTCTTGGGAACGAAACGTCAGGCTGACTCAGCGAGAGAACAACTGATACAGTTAGTCGCTCCACCTCCCAAGCGTCCACTCTACTATTGCCAGCACGAGCTTCAGTTCTTACCTCGCTGGACGCGGGATGCTCTCCGAGACCTAGGCGATTACATAGATCTCCTTTTAAAAGAAGCACTATATGAGATCACGAGCAACGAGAGAGTGTTTAGGAATCCTTTTGGCTCTACTATAGATGCAATTGCTAAACTACCCAGACGTACGTTCTCCGATGATTTGCTATCAAAGCTCAGGATTTTCAACAATTTCATTTATGCTCCTGCAAAGCACGATTTCAAGCTACCGACAGGTCGGCGTGATCATCGCTTCACATCGCGAGAAGTTGTAATCTCCGCATTTGTCACTATGCGATTAGCAGCAACTATTACTGAATTGTCTCAAAGAGCCCGTCTCGCCAGTTTAGATAAGCTTCCGATGAATGACTACCATTATGAATGGCAGACTTAGAGGAACTTGCTTTCGACTTTAAAGTGGGCCACTTAAAAATGTTAGTATTGCACCATCGTCCTGGAGCTAATATCAGTGGCTACCCTTTCGATAAAAAACGTTCCTGAGGATTTGGCGGAGAAGCTGCAGGAGCAGGCTAAACGCAACCACCGGTCTCTGCAGGAAGAGCTTTTATCAATTTTTGAGGAGGCGGCGAAAGATCAGAAGCTTACAGTGAGGGAATTATCGAAGCATGTGAGCAAGCTTGGAATAAAAACTGGCGACGACTCCGCGCGGCGGATTAGGGAGATGAGGGATTCCAGATAAGGTAGTTGGGACTAGTGTGAAGGAGTTTTATTTAACGGACAGAGATTGGAAATGTCGCTCCAAAGCCGATTCCCCTGGCAGACAATCTATTTGGGATTAGGTGAATCTGTAAAACTCAATTGGTTTTGCTTACTGCCACGGCTTTCCTCAGTAGGCCAGATGTGGACTTTACCGTAGACGCCATCATAGCCGGGGTCGACGGTGATGTTGCCGTCGCGGACGCGCTGGACGCCTTCGGCGACGCGCTCACCGGCGACGGAGGCGATTTTTTCTATCGACGCCTCTTGCAGCAGCGGGAGTTCGGGACCGAGTTCTTCGATAAGGCTTTTATAGGCCTGCTCTACGGCTTTAGTGGCTACGCCCTTGCCCAGGGCGCCGGCGATGATTTCTTGGAGGGGGACCAGTCGGAGGTAGGGAGGGCGCTGCTCCGAGGGATCGATGAGAAGTCCAGCATCGCCGAGGGTGACGTGTTCCGGGCGGGCGGCGAGGGCTTCCACTCGATGGGCCACGCCGATGGTCATTCGCCTGCCGCATCGGGGGCACTTTTTGCCGGTGGGCGAGGCCAGGGTCTCCTGGGGAGACTGGCGGACGTGGCAGTTTCGATGGCCGCTGAAGTGGTACTTGCCTTCTTCGGGAAAGAACTCGATGGTATAGGCGATGGACTGGTCTTGGAGAGACTGGCGAAGGCCGTCGAAGGTTAAATCGCCGTCGATGGCGGTGACCTCGCGGCCCAGGCGAGGGAGGGAGTGGGCGTCGGAGAAGGAGACGATGGACTTGCCGTCCAGCTCAGGCATACGCCAGTTCATGGCGGGGTCGCTGGAGAGGCCGGTCTCGATGGCGGGTATGGCACTGAATATATCGCCGAAGCACTCCTCCATAGAGTCGAAGCCGCCTTCGGAGCCGTAGACGGAATACCAGGGCGTCCAGGCGTGGGCAGGGATGACGATGGAGCGGGGGTCGGTCTCCAGGGTTAGGGAGGTGAGGTCTCGGGCGGAGAGGGAGAGGGTAGGACGTCCGTCCTCGGCCAGGTTGCCCCACTGGGCGAGGGACTGCGCTAGCTTTTCCATGGTGTCGAAGGAGGGGACGAAGAGCAGCATGTGGACCCGGCGTGTCCGGTCCGCCTGGCGATAGACGCAGCTAACCTCGGTGCCGAGGATGAAGCGGCAGTTGTTGAAATCGAAGAGGCCGCCGGGGGCATCTGTCAGCTTGGAGCGAAGCTCGGCCATCCAGGCGGGGTGGGTAAAGTCGCCGGTGGCGAGGAGATGAATGCCCTTAAGCTTGGCCCAGGCGGCGAGGTTTTCCAGGGTGAGCTGGGGGCTGGTGCCCCGGGCGTAGGAGGAGCGGATGTGGAGGTCGGCGACATAACGCATAATTTAATTCTAGGTGACGGCAGGGTAATATGGTATGGGGAGGTGCGTTTCCGCGTCTGGGCTGTGGTAGACTAGGGTTCCAGGCCAACGTAGCTCAGTGGCAGAGCAGCGGTTTCGTAAACCGCAGGTCGTGGGTTCAAATCCCACCGTTGGCTCCATGTTTTTAGATACACAAGAAGGCCTCCGATTCGCCAGGAGGCCCTCTTTTTATGCCACCGAGTAAAAACTCCTAGCGCCAGACATTATAAGTAGACAGACACACGCAGCACGACTAGTCATAAAGAACCGAAGGGAGTATCAAAAAGAGGAGTTTAGTTCTATACACACAGGCTATCTTCAAACCTAGCAGGCAACAAAAAGGGAGATGGGGAGGGGTTAATTAATGAGAAGCAAACTGTTGACTCTAGGTCTAGCAGCTATTGGCCTCTTGGCATTTGCGCGTACCAATGTAGGCTGGCTTTCCTGGTCAGGCTAGAAGAGAGGGAAGCGCCATAGGGGACGATTGCCCCTGCTTCCAGAGTCTAACCTGAGGCGTGACGGCGGGTTGCCACGGCCATTTAGGTTGGATAGAATGGCCGTGCTTTCTACTATCGTTGTTCTTTAAGGCCTTGCAGGCCATATTATGGGTGACTGTGGGGGGGACGTTGGGAAAGATAGGCGTGTCACTGGATGACTATGAGGCCTTGGTGGCCGCTGCCAGGAAGGATTTCAAAAGCCGGCGAAGCGTCTCTGTTATCTTTTCGCCCGGAGTGTCCAAAGGGCTTCTCGAAAACTTTCTCCTGTTTTTCTGCGCGTACGGAGTACGCATAACCGAGCCAGTAGAGGGTTGGATCAGGCAGGCGGGGGAACGGTGCATCAAGCTGGGGTTTGGTCGACTGGGCGAATCGCTGCTGGTCCACTCGAAGCAAGAGGCGGGCCACCATCTGCTCTTCCTCCAGGACGCGAAGTCCCTGGCGGCAAGGGCCGACGCGACTCATAGGATAGGTCTTGACCTCGCCGCTATCCTCGCGATGCCTGACACCCCTGGTATAGACGCTTACCGCGAATTACATAAGCGCGTCATTGAAGGAGACAGTCCGTACGCTCAAATCGCCATCGAGTATGAGATTGAGGCCTTGTCTATTGAGTATGGCCCTCGATTAATAGGTCAAGTCATAAACCGTCTAGGGCAGGAGACGGCGCAGGGGCTAAGTTTCATCAAGCACCATGTGGCCGCAGACGTAGGGCATACCAGCTTCAACCAGCGGCAAATCGAAAACTTACTGGCCTTTCATCCGCAGGCAATCAATAAGCTGGCCTACGCAGGTAAAGCAGCCTTAGCTGCCTATGGGATTTTCCTAGATGATTGCCTGGAGTTAGCCGGGACACAGCGGGCAGAAGCGGTATGAGCAGAGGAAAGGTCTTCTGGGAACTTCGCCCTCCGCCTCTAGGCGAGGATGAGTCTTCATCTCAAGGCCAATGGCTGGATGAGCTGGTCCATATGCGCGGCAGGGTTCTCTACGCAAATAACCGCCGTCCTATGTTCAGGACCGCCGCAGGTGAGCTGGTGGACTCCGACCCAACCGACCACGCGGCATACCACGTTCTGGCCCGATCTGAGGGCGAGCTTATTGGATGCTGCCGGATGGTCAGGTTGGATGCTATTCCTTGTTCTACCACGGAGGAACTGCTGGGCGCGGGACGATTTCAGAAGCTGCTGGACTGCCTTCAGGTAAAACGCAGCGACACCGGGGAGGCCGGACGGTGGGTGGCCGTGCCTGAGGCGCGGGGCCTGGAGGTTGGGCTGCGGCTTGTGGCTGGAGCATGGGCGGTGGCAAGGCGGCTGGGCCTCAAAACCGTGGTGGCTGTCGCGGGCACTCGCGACGGGCAGGACGCGGCGCTTATGCGGATTGGCGGGCGACGAGTGGAGGACGTGGGGCCTATCGCGGCGCCTAGGTACGCTGATGAGGTGGTGGTAATAACCTTTGACGTTGCTCGACCGACCCCGTCCTTCGCGTCGCTTGTCCAGCAGATGGAGGAGACCCTGTTTGCGCCGCAGGGAAGTCTGGCCCGTTTGCCTAGTGAGCGCCCCTAGGCAAAGTCCAGCCACTTCTCTTCCAGGTTATGGGCGATGACGGTCTCATTTACCCTTTTCTTGTTGAGGAGACGGGCGGTGTAGAGCCAGGACCCTTGATGACGCCGCGTGGCGGCGTCAATCCACCCCAACTGGCCACGATAGTCACCGCGCAAGACGCATATCTGGCTGCCGGGCAGAAATCTGGGCGCGTTTTTCTTGGCAGGGGTGTTTTGTCAGCCGCAACTCGGGCACTTTGCAGGCGTCTTAGCAAGGAAGTAAGCAAGATAGAGTATGGCGGGCAATATGGCTGGAGCAAGCCATAAGAGGAGCCATTGCCAACTGAAGCCTTTAGCGGGCTTTACGTTTTTATCGCATTTAACACATAGCATATTTGCGGCGCCTTAGAGATATTTTGATGGTGCTAGCATTGGAGGCCCGATAAAGGGGACCTTTCCTACGGTTAATGGGGTGAGGACTCCCCTGGCAACCTTAATCATTTCAGATTGGTTTAGAGCCGTATCAGGGAAACCCCCACGGTTTTTGGTCAATATTAATAGATAGAGCTTGGCGGCCCTTTAGCCTGACTGCGGCTGAATCAACGGCGGCGACCCTCTCGTTTCATAAGCAACAAGATTAGTGCCCGCGGCAGATACAATCCAGGCACGAATTCAGGTACAATATATAAGAAATGATGTTCTAGTTGCATTCCCAGGGCCGCGACGCGCGGTGGAGATGCGGCCGGGGCACATTAAACAAGGGATGGTTGAGGGCAGTCCGCGTCACGGGTTTGTAATGATGGATCTAAATCGGGAGGGCGCAGCTATTCTCGAGTTGGTCCTCGCCGGCGCACGTTACGAAACACTTTGGAACGCCTGAACCGGCCTTAACTTAAGACAAGTCGTCGAGGACTAATGGACAAGCGTTTGCTTAAGCCCGGCTGGGCTGGGTTGCTGGGGCTAAGTGAGGCCGTTTATATCCGGTCGGAGCTGCAGAGGAGCGGCGCGTTGAGGCGCCTTTGGGGTTTTGGCAAAGATGTCCAGCTAGCCGGAATAGCCCGCCGAGCCTACCCGGAAGACCCACGAGAAGCCGTTAAGTACATTCACGAACAAGAGCCAGTCGAGAAGCAGCCTCCGAAACGCGCTGCCAAGCCGGAGAACCCTCAGAACGGGAATAGACGCGGCACAACGATACGCTTAGGGAAACGCCCTAAGCCTCGCGCCGCCG from SAR202 cluster bacterium encodes:
- a CDS encoding restriction endonuclease, producing the protein MSSQASETIVYHFPPELTLLLVDTIPLLCKSKRDVLLFFKGAGIPSRYLENLQDQVRSKESVNKFQMVRSVLEAINSAGDPLIACRREVLKRVTEWEDFSTCWADDQLKAKGLVTEVRRVVGVKDSFTRMNLEREHERLQRVEAARVQAEEVRRKQLEIDGVRRDLTDCFLIENPAERGHRLESVLTRLFKTYDLSIREPFTVRTEDGKILEQIDGAIEYEGNIYLVEMKWWAEKLGPGDIAQHLVRVFNRGYSRGLFIAAGGFTPAAIESCRESLQRTVFSLCTLQEIVLLLEQQKDLRTLLRAKIQAAILDKNPLCQPLLAG
- a CDS encoding Arc family DNA-binding protein encodes the protein MVLELISVATLSIKNVPEDLAEKLQEQAKRNHRSLQEELLSIFEEAAKDQKLTVRELSKHVSKLGIKTGDDSARRIREMRDSR
- a CDS encoding DNA helicase UvrD, producing the protein MRYVADLHIRSSYARGTSPQLTLENLAAWAKLKGIHLLATGDFTHPAWMAELRSKLTDAPGGLFDFNNCRFILGTEVSCVYRQADRTRRVHMLLFVPSFDTMEKLAQSLAQWGNLAEDGRPTLSLSARDLTSLTLETDPRSIVIPAHAWTPWYSVYGSEGGFDSMEECFGDIFSAIPAIETGLSSDPAMNWRMPELDGKSIVSFSDAHSLPRLGREVTAIDGDLTFDGLRQSLQDQSIAYTIEFFPEEGKYHFSGHRNCHVRQSPQETLASPTGKKCPRCGRRMTIGVAHRVEALAARPEHVTLGDAGLLIDPSEQRPPYLRLVPLQEIIAGALGKGVATKAVEQAYKSLIEELGPELPLLQEASIEKIASVAGERVAEGVQRVRDGNITVDPGYDGVYGKVHIWPTEESRGSKQNQLSFTDSPNPK
- a CDS encoding iron-containing redox enzyme family protein; this encodes MQAILWVTVGGTLGKIGVSLDDYEALVAAARKDFKSRRSVSVIFSPGVSKGLLENFLLFFCAYGVRITEPVEGWIRQAGERCIKLGFGRLGESLLVHSKQEAGHHLLFLQDAKSLAARADATHRIGLDLAAILAMPDTPGIDAYRELHKRVIEGDSPYAQIAIEYEIEALSIEYGPRLIGQVINRLGQETAQGLSFIKHHVAADVGHTSFNQRQIENLLAFHPQAINKLAYAGKAALAAYGIFLDDCLELAGTQRAEAV
- a CDS encoding GNAT family N-acetyltransferase, which produces MSRGKVFWELRPPPLGEDESSSQGQWLDELVHMRGRVLYANNRRPMFRTAAGELVDSDPTDHAAYHVLARSEGELIGCCRMVRLDAIPCSTTEELLGAGRFQKLLDCLQVKRSDTGEAGRWVAVPEARGLEVGLRLVAGAWAVARRLGLKTVVAVAGTRDGQDAALMRIGGRRVEDVGPIAAPRYADEVVVITFDVARPTPSFASLVQQMEETLFAPQGSLARLPSERP